In Flavivirga abyssicola, the following are encoded in one genomic region:
- a CDS encoding RNA polymerase sigma factor — MDFNNNKYLSARLKLGDEKAYDFLMDVYYKKLCSYARSLTNDKEKAEDIVQNVMVNIWNSRKKIEYNVSINSYLYKSVYNEFLSEFRKNAKVIYLEKKYLEAIDLVMEDNDLDIDVLMNVVNKEIDKLPSKCKEVFVLNKRQGLTHTEISEHLNISIKTIEGHMTRAFKILNEKLSKKMKPILFLLFGFKDDLNKAIR, encoded by the coding sequence TTGGATTTTAACAATAATAAATACTTGTCGGCAAGGTTAAAATTAGGGGATGAAAAGGCCTATGATTTTTTAATGGATGTGTATTATAAAAAGCTATGTTCCTATGCGCGTTCTTTAACTAATGACAAAGAAAAAGCTGAAGATATTGTTCAAAACGTAATGGTGAACATTTGGAATTCCCGTAAAAAAATAGAGTATAATGTTTCAATAAATAGCTATTTATATAAATCGGTTTATAATGAGTTTTTAAGTGAATTTCGAAAGAATGCAAAAGTTATTTATTTAGAAAAGAAATATTTAGAAGCTATTGATTTAGTTATGGAAGACAATGATTTGGATATTGATGTTTTAATGAATGTCGTAAACAAAGAAATAGATAAGCTACCATCTAAATGCAAAGAAGTATTTGTTTTGAATAAGAGACAAGGCTTAACACATACTGAAATTTCCGAGCATTTAAATATTTCAATTAAAACTATTGAAGGCCATATGACTAGGGCTTTTAAAATTTTAAATGAAAAACTTAGTAAAAAAATGAAACCTATCCTTTTTTTGCTTTTTGGGTTTAAAGATGACTTGAATAAAGCAATACGTTAG
- a CDS encoding FecR family protein, which yields MEKTKIELIIVKFLNKEASHEELITLDLWLRNEKNIETFNRFAKTEYLIALSMDDFDLEKAKLNVKKKLKKNLRIQRIKQFSKYAVVAIMAVLLTIPFLNKNTDPVLTNSPKLSEETIRAGSNKAILTINGGDEIILEKNKSYESEYIKSDGNQLIYHQKDDVNETAYNYLTIPRGGQYTVQLSDGTKVWLNSDSKLKYPVNFIKGNPRTVELVYGEAYFEVTSSSKNDGSKFIVHSKLQDIEVLGTKFNIKAYDDEDSTFTTLIEGSVSINNKINTKLLSPNYQSIVNNNSPEISIVEANVSEAIAWKNGIFSFKKLPLKDIMKTLSRWYDTEAIFTNPEIETIEFTGVLGKDQKIEDILSIITNSNNIAYDIKNNIIIFK from the coding sequence ATGGAAAAGACAAAAATAGAATTAATTATTGTAAAGTTTCTTAATAAGGAAGCCAGCCATGAAGAGCTAATCACACTAGATTTATGGCTGAGAAACGAAAAAAATATAGAAACTTTTAATCGATTTGCAAAAACAGAATATTTAATTGCACTAAGTATGGATGATTTTGATTTAGAAAAGGCAAAATTAAACGTAAAGAAAAAACTTAAAAAGAATTTAAGGATACAACGTATAAAACAATTCAGTAAATATGCCGTCGTTGCTATTATGGCAGTTTTGTTAACCATTCCATTTCTTAATAAAAATACAGATCCTGTATTAACCAACAGCCCTAAACTATCAGAAGAGACCATTAGAGCAGGTTCCAACAAAGCTATATTAACTATAAATGGAGGAGATGAAATTATTTTAGAAAAAAATAAATCATACGAATCAGAATACATAAAGAGCGATGGTAATCAATTAATATACCACCAAAAAGATGATGTAAATGAAACGGCTTATAACTATTTAACCATACCCAGAGGCGGACAGTATACGGTCCAATTATCAGATGGCACCAAAGTATGGTTGAATTCAGATTCAAAATTAAAATATCCTGTAAACTTTATTAAAGGCAATCCTAGAACAGTAGAATTAGTTTACGGAGAAGCTTATTTTGAGGTTACTTCCAGTAGTAAAAATGATGGTTCAAAATTTATAGTCCATTCAAAGTTACAAGATATAGAAGTTTTAGGGACTAAATTTAATATTAAAGCCTATGATGATGAAGATAGCACATTTACCACACTTATAGAAGGCAGTGTTTCAATAAACAATAAAATCAATACGAAGTTACTTTCTCCAAATTATCAATCTATCGTAAATAATAATTCTCCAGAAATAAGCATTGTAGAAGCAAATGTTTCTGAAGCTATAGCATGGAAAAATGGTATTTTCAGTTTTAAAAAATTACCCCTAAAAGATATTATGAAAACCTTATCAAGATGGTATGATACAGAAGCTATCTTTACAAATCCAGAGATAGAAACTATAGAGTTTACAGGGGTTTTAGGTAAGGATCAAAAAATAGAAGATATACTTTCAATAATAACTAACTCAAATAACATAGCTTATGACATAAAAAACAACATTATTATTTTTAAATAA